In the genome of Hyphobacterium sp. CCMP332, one region contains:
- the ruvA gene encoding Holliday junction branch migration protein RuvA: MIAFIRGQIVFKDPSHFIIDVNGIGHEVRISLNTYSEIGDKEEVFLHTHFHVKEDSHTLYGFNDKKEKMVFQQLISISGVGPNTALMLLSSLKPSDLMSAILNSQVSVIQAVKGIGAKTAQRIILELKDKLPDELLENSSLNSSGTDNTMRSEALSALLTLGYTKAAAEKAIDNVMRDKGTNIRLEELIKSVLKSA; this comes from the coding sequence ATGATAGCATTCATCAGAGGTCAGATAGTCTTTAAGGACCCCTCACACTTTATAATTGATGTCAATGGAATTGGGCATGAAGTACGAATTTCACTTAATACTTATTCTGAAATAGGCGATAAAGAAGAGGTATTTTTACATACCCATTTTCATGTCAAGGAGGACTCACACACACTTTATGGTTTCAATGACAAAAAAGAAAAAATGGTTTTTCAACAATTAATTTCCATAAGTGGGGTCGGGCCAAATACAGCATTGATGCTTTTGTCCAGCTTGAAGCCTTCGGACCTTATGTCTGCCATTCTTAATTCACAGGTCAGCGTCATCCAGGCCGTCAAGGGAATAGGTGCTAAAACAGCGCAGAGAATTATCCTCGAATTAAAAGACAAATTACCTGATGAACTCCTTGAAAATTCCTCATTAAATTCTTCCGGAACTGACAATACTATGCGCTCAGAAGCGTTATCCGCTTTATTAACTCTCGGCTATACTAAAGCCGCAGCAGAAAAAGCAATTGATAATGTGATGAGAGACAAGGGAACAAACATCCGGTTAGAAGAATTAATTAAGTCAGTTTTAAAATCTGCCTAA